A stretch of DNA from Candidatus Pseudomonas phytovorans:
GGCAGCGGTGGGGCGCGGTTCATGTGCTCGTGGGATACCGAGGAAGAGCGGGTGCGCGAGCTGGCTGCGGATATCCGCAGCATCATTACTGCCTGACAGATTGCCGGGAGGGCTTTGCCCTCCTTTCGCGACACAAGGCCGCTCCTACAAAGGACCCCGTTGCCGGCCTGGGAATGCGGTCCCTTGTAGGAGCGGCCTTGTGTCGCGATGGGCCGCGAAGCGGCCCCGGCAATCTAAAGCCTGAACCCGCCCATCTGCCGCGCCAGGTCATCTGCCAAGCCACGCAACGCCTGGCACTCCTCACGGCAGCCTTGCACCTCCGCCGCCGTCTCCCGCGCCAGATCGGAAATCCCCTGCACCGTGCGGTTGATCTCCTCGGTCACCGCCGACTGCTCTTCAGTCGCCGTAGCCACCTGGTGGTTCATGTCGCTGATGTGCTCCACCTGGTCGGTAATCGCCCCCAGTGACGCCCCGGTGCGCTGGCTCGATTCCACGCCACTGCCGGTCGCCTGCTGCCCCGCATGCATCGAACTTACCGCTGACCCTGCGCCCTGCTTCAGGCGCTGGATCATCTGCTGCACTTCGTCGGTGGACAGCTGGGTACGCCGTGCCAGCGTGCGCACTTCGTCCGCCACCACGGCAAACCCACGCCCCATCTCCCCTGCCCGCGCCGCTTCAATGGCAGCGTTCAGCGCCAGCAAATTGGTCTGTTCGGAAATACTACGGATCACCGCTAAAACTTCATCGATAGAGGCTACTTCGTCCGCCAACTGGCTAACAGCATCAGCCGCTTTGCCGATGTCGCCCGACATGCCTTCGATGCCCTGAATCGAACGCCGCACCACCTCACGCGCCTGCATGGCCTCATCCCGTGCCGACTGCGAGGCCTGCGCCGCATCCCCGGCATTGCGAGCAATATCCTGCACGGTCAGGCCCATTTCGTGTACGGCAGTGGCAACCATTTCGGTCATTTCCTGTTGCCGCCCTGAGCGCTCGGCGGTGTTGTCCACCACTTGGGTCACTTGCTCAACCGCCCGATGTAGCCTTTCGGAAGTCTGCAACACCTCGCCAATCAGGCTGCGCTGGCTGTCGAGAAAGCGGTTGAAGCCCCGGGCCAGGTCGCCCAGTTCGTCCTGGCGCGTATCATCCAGACGGTGGCTGAGGTCGCCCGCACCGCTGCCAATCTGTACCAGGGCGGCGGTAACGCGGCGGATCGGCCGTACCAGGCCGCGCGCCAGCAGCACCACCAGCAGCAACGACACCAGGGCCACGCCGCCACCGATCAGGCTGGTCAGCCATACCGCCTGATGCATTTGTGCGTAAATTTCCGCTTCCGGCACCTCAGCCACCAGGGTCCAATTGAGGTCGCGCAAAGGCAGGCCAAGTGCCAGATAGCTTTCGCCGTCACGATTGAAGCGGCTGCTGATCAGGCTCACGCCACCGCTCATCACTGCCTTGGCAGCCTCTGCGCCGAGCTGCTCGGTGAGCTGGCGCTTGCCACTGAAGGCTGCGTCCGGGTGCACCTGGATCAAGCCGTCGTTACGCACCAGGAACACCTTGCCATGCTCGCCGAAGCTGAAGTCGTGGATCAATTTCGACAGTTCGGTCATCAGCAGGCCCATGCCGGCCACGCCGACCAGTTGGCCATTCTTCTCCACGCGGTAGTCGATGAACAGCGCCAGCTCACCGGTGGCCCCATCGATATCGATGTTGATCAGGCGCTCGGCGCCGCTGTCGATGTAGCCGTAGAACCACTTGTCTTTGGGGTTGCTGCGGCTGAGGGTGCGGTCCAGTCCATTCTCGTTGTAGTAATGGCCGGTTTCAGTTGAGACGAACAGCGTGGTGAAGGCGTGATTGCGCTGTTTGGCTGCTTGCAGGTATTCGAGAAAATGAGGGGCTTGGGCGGGGTCTTCGCCCGTCGCGAGCCAGTCGCGCAGCAGGGTATTGCCAGCAATGTCCGCAGCCGCCGTGAGTGGCTGGCCGAGCATGCGCTCAATGTCATTGCGAATGGCTTCGATACTGGCTGGCAGAGCAGTGTCGACCAGATAGCGTTCGGTGAGGCGGTTCAGCGCCACGGTGAAGATGATGACCACGACAAGGATGCTCGCCAGCAGGGCGGCGCCCATGCTGGTGATCAATTGCCACTGGATGCTCTTGCGCAAGATACCCATGCCCTACTCCCCGCAACATTATTGTTTTGCGGAAAGTGTATACACTCGCGTATCCAGTTAATCCAGTGATCTGAAGCAATCATATGCACCCTGTGGGAGCGGGTTCACCCGCTCCCACAGGGGACGGTGCAGGATCTTACTGCTCTGCGATGGTCCGAACGATCGCATCCACGGTAGCGTCGATCTGCGCCTGGGTGCGCGCCAGGGTCTGCTGGTGTTCTTTCTGCAGTTCAACCTGTTTGGAGCACAGGTTAAGGGCAGCCAGCACCAGCAGTTTGTCACCGATCAGGGTCGGGTACTGACGCTTGGTTTCGTTCAGGGCGGTGTTGAGCATCCGCACCGCCTGGGCCAGGGTTTCTTCCTGGCCTTCGGGCGCCTTGATCGAATAGTCGATGCCGAGAATCGACACCACATTGACCGGCTGCTCTTGCAATCTCATGCGCCAACAACGCCAGCGCTGGCGCGATCAACCAGGGCCTGCAGGCGGGCGGCGGTGCTGCCGTTCTTCTCTTCCTGCTCCATCAGCGACAGCTGCAGGGTTTCGTTCTCTTCTTTGGCCTGGGCCAGTTGCGTACCAAGGGTGGTGTTCTGCTCGGTGAGTTGAGCGTTTTTCTGCATCAGGTCGCTGACCAGTTGCTCGATTTGATTCAGGGAAGCTTCCAGCATGGGTCTATCTCAGGTTGTTGCGAGGGGCGCACACGATAAAGAAAACTGCGGCCCATCGCCATTAAATATCGGATTCATAAGGTGTCTAACCCGCAGATTGACAGGGTAACCACCCCCTTGTTCCGACCTGGATCAACCGCCGGTCAGGAAAAGGTTAGCCAGCTCACAAAATGAGCGGGTCGCACTCAAGACTGATCAGTCACGACCGATAGCCCGACAAGTCTTGTTTTGTCGCACCTTGCGCACCCTTCCCCCTTGCCTGGACCCTCCCCTCCATGTCTTTACGCAACATGAATATCGCCCCGCGCGCGCTGCTCGGTTTCGCGCTGATCGGCCTGCTGATGCTCGGCCTCGGTACCTTCTCGCTGGTACAAATGGGTAACATCCGCCAGGCCGGCGTGGTCATCGAACAGGTCAGCGTGCCCAGCATCAAGACCCTCGACGAGCTCACCGCGCTGAACCTGCGCATGCGCACCCTCTCCTACCGGCTGCTGCTCAACCGTGAGCCGGAAACCCAGCGCGACACCCTCAACCTGCTAGACCAGCGCAACAGCCAGATCGACCGTGCGCGCCAGGCTTATCTGCCGATGATCAGCGCCGCCGACGAACAGGCCGCGTTCGACGAGTATGGCCAGTTGCTCAACCAATACCGCCAGCTGGAATCGCGCATGCGCACGCTGAGCCAGGCGGACCGCACCGACGAACTGCGCGACCTGCTCAACCGTGACCTGCTGGCCAACTCCGAGCAGATCAACAAGGTCATGGACAACCTGGTGCGCATCAACACCGACCAGACCCGTGCCACCAACGAGAAGGCCGCCAACCAGTACGCCGCGGCATTCGCCTTGGTCATTGGCCTGTTGGTCGCGGCCACCGTGCTGACGTTCGCCTGCGCCTTCCTGCTGACCCGCAGCATCGTCAAGCCGATCGAGGAAGCGCTCAAGAGCGCCGAGCAGGTTGCCGACGGTGACCTGACCCACGTCATCCGTGCCGAAGGCACCGACGAAGCCGCCCGCTTGCTGCGCGCCATGGCCCGTATGCAAGACAAGCTGCGCGACACGCTGCAACTGATCGCCGGCTCCGCGACCCAGCTGGCCTCAGCGGCCGAAGAGCTGAATGCCGTCACCGACGAAAGCGCCCGTGGCTTACAGCAACAGAACAACGAAATCGAACAAGCTGCCACTGCCGTTACGGAAATGACCAGTGCGGTGGAAGAAGTGGCGCGCAATGCCGTGAGCACTTCCGAAGCGTCCAGTGAAGCCAGCCGTTCGACTGGCGACGGTCGTGACCTGGTGATGGAGACCGTAGGCGCCATCGAGCGTATGAGCGGTGATGTGCAGGCCACTGCCAAATTGATCACCCACCTGGCCGAGCAGTCGCGTGATATCGGCAAGGTGCTGGATGTGATCCGCGGCCTGGCCGACCAGACCAACCTGCTGGCACTGAATGCTGCCATCGAAGCGGCGCGTGCGGGTGAAGCGGGCCGTGGTTTTGCCGTGGTGGCGGATGAAGTGCGGGCACTGGCCCATCGCACCCAACAGTCGACCAGCGAGATCGAGCGCATGATCGGCACCATCCAGGGCGGCACCCAGCAAGCAGTGGAGTCGATGCGCACCAGCACCGAACGCGCCGAGTCCACACTGAATATCGCCAAGGGCGCAGGCATGGCGCTGGATACCATTGCCGGGGCAGTGGCGCAGATCAACGAACGTAACCTGGTAATTGCCAGCGCGGCGGAAGAGCAGGCGCAGGTGGCGCGGGAAGTGGACCGCAACCTGGTGAACATCAACGACCTGTCGGTGCAGAGCGCTACCGGGGCGCATCAGACCAGCGCGGCGAGTGCAGAGTTGTCGCGCCTTGCCGTGGACTTGAATGGGTTGGTGGCACGCTTCCGTACCTGACTTCAGAAAACCGGGGCCGCTTTGCGGCCCATTCGCGGGACAAGCCCGCTCCCACAGGTTCTCTACTCAGCCTGAGGCAGCGGGGTACTTGTGGGAGCGGGCTTGTCCCGCGAATGGGCTGCGCAGCAGCCCCCTGCAGTTTCGGATCAGTAATCGATCCGCACATCCCCTTTCGGCACGCTGCAGCACGACAGGATGTAGCCCTCGGCTTCATCCTCTTCAGTAATACCACCGTTGTGATCCATCTCCACTTCGCCGCCCAGCTTGAGCACCTTGCAGGTGCCGCAGATGCCCATGCCGCAGGCTTTCGGGATCATCAGCCCGACCTTGGCAGCCGCCGCGTGCACGGTCTCGCCCGGGGCGATGCGGATGCTCTTCTCGCTGCCGATGAACTCCACCAGATTGAGGTCAGATACATCCAGCTCCGGCGCATCTGCCGCCTGCTCGGCATGTTCCACCGCATCGGCCTTGGCCTCTGGCGGAGTCGCGCCGAACGATTCCTCGTGGTAGTTCTTCATGTCGAAGCCGACCGCTTCGAGCATGCGTTTGACGGCGGTCATGTACGGCGTCGGGCCGCAGCAGAACACCGTGCGCTCCATGTAGTCCGGCGCGATCAGCTCCATCAAACGCTGGTTAAGGTAGCCGCGATAACCCGCCCATGGCTCACCCAGCCCGTGCTTCTCACAGATGATGTGCAGGCTGAAGTTGGGAATGCGCGAGGCCATTTGTTCCAGCTCGCGGTGGTAGATGATGTCCTTCGGCGAACGGGCACTGTGTACGAACACCATGTCGACATTGGCGTTGGTGTCGTAGAACCAGCGCGCCATCGACATGACCGGGGTAATGCCCACGCCGCCCGACAAGTACAGCGCCTTGCCGGCCGGGAAGTCGATGGCGTTGAACAGCCCCACCGGGCCGTGCACCGGCAACTCGGCGCCCTCGTGCATGGTGTCATGCAGAAAGTTCGACACCAGGCCGCCCGGCACGCGCTTGACGGTGATCGAAAAGCTGTAGGGCACCGACGGCGAACTGGAGATGGTGTAGGAACGCATCACCGGCTTGCCTTCGATCTCCAACTCCAGGGTTACGAACTGCCCGGGCTTGAAGAAGAACATGATCGGCTGGTCGGCCATGAAGCAGAAGGTGCGCACATCCCAGGTCTCCTGGATGACCTTGACGCAGCGCACGATGTGGCGGCCGTTGGCCCAGGTCTGGGTGGTGACCGGATTGAGGAAGGTATCGGACATGTTCATCTCCAGCAGCCGACTATCGGGCTTTTTATGGCTTGGATAATGCGCAAGCTGAGGGCGGCGTACATTCCTGCCAGCGACATCGGCGTGCTTATCGCGACCAGCCCCGCACTACAAGGGCTGGCGCGTCGTAATTCACATCGGCCATGTCGCCCATGGATACGGTTCGCGGCAGCTTCGGACGCACACTCCACGGCAAAAGAACCTGCCACTTTTTGTAGGCAGCCTTGCGGCACCAAAACAATGATTAGCCACCTTTTGCCGGCCGCACACGGCCCCGAGGAATACACGATGGACGTCACCGCAACCCTGAGCCTGGGCGATCCACTGGAACCTGCACGCAAGGCCACCGCCGAGATGTTGCAGACCCGCGAGCGAACCTACTCGCTGCCTCAGCCTTTCTACACCGACGAGCGTCTGTTCCAGATCGACATGCAGGAGATCTTCCATAAAGAATGGCTGATCGCCGGCATGACTTGCGAGATTCCGGCGAAAGGCAACTACATCACCCTGCAGATCGGCAAGAACCCGATTCTGGTGGTGCGTGGTACCGAAGGCAAGATTCACGCCTTCCATAACGTCTGCCGCCACCGCGGTTCGCGTTTGTGCGTCAGCGACAAAGGCAAAGTGGCAAAGCTGGTCTGCCATTACCACCAGTGGACGTATGAACTGGACGGCCGCCTGCTGTTCGCCGGCACCGAAATGGGCGCGGACTTCGACATGAAGGAATACGGCCTGAAGCCGGTGAATGTGAAGGTAGCCGGCGGCTACATCTTCATCAGCCTCGCAGAAAACCCACCTGCTATCGACGAGTTCCTGGCCACATTGGACCACTACATGGAACCGTACGACATGGAGAACACCAAGGTGGCGGTGCACACCACCTTGATGGAAAAGGCCAACTGGAAGCTGGTGCTGGAAAACAACCGCGAGTGCTACCACTGCTCCGGCTCACACCCGGAACTGCTGCAAACCCTGCTGGAGTGGGACGACACCAACGACCCGCGCGCCAGCCAGGAATTCAAGGACCACGTGGCCAGTTCCGCTGCCGCCTGGGACGCCGAGAAAATCCCGTACCTGCACAAGAGCCACGGCCTGCGTAACCGTATCGTGCGTATGCCGCTGCTCAAGGGCACGGTGTCGATGACCATGGACGGCAAGCAGGCCTGCCAGAAGCTGATGGGCCGCATCAAGAACCCGGACCTGGGCTCGATGCGCATCCTGCACCTGCCGCACTCGTGGAACCACTGCATGGGCGACCACATCATCGTGTTCACCGTGTGGCCGATCAGTGCGCAAGAAACCATGGTCACCACCAAGTGGCTGGTGCACAAGGATGCTGTGGAAGGCGTGGATTACGACCCGGAGCGCATGCGCAAGGTATGGGACGCCACCAACGACCAGGATCGCCGGTTGGCGGAAGAGAACCAGCGCGGCATCAACTCAACGGCTTACCAGCCTGGGCCGTACTCGAAAACCTACGAGTTTGGTGTTGTGAACTTCATTGACTGGTACAGCCAGCGGGTGCTGGAGAACCTGGGGGCGGAGCCGGCGCCTTATCTGAGGGAAGTGCAGGCGCAGTAGACCATCATCGGTGACCTGGCAGCGCTTCGGACTCAACCGCTTGAGCGCGCCAGGCAAACCGTATGCTCGGAGATCTCCTTATACCTGGACATCATGAGGGACCGGTCGTGGCGACCTGATCCAGTTCGCAGCAGCTACAAATCCTCTGCCTGCGTATGTAAGCCCACGGCCTACGGTAGAGAGCATCTCGTCCAGCATCGTCAAATCCATGAAGGTCTCCCACAATACCCCTGGAGTCTCACGGGGATTAGCCCGCAAGTAGCTGACCACTTCACGTCCTGCGGCAAAATTCCCTGTCAAACCGCCGCTAAAGTTCGTGACCGTATTTCCTAGAGCCAATAGATCCACGGCGTTCTGAACACCTGGGGTCACCCCGTTGGCGGCGGCGACCACCTGCCCTGCTACGCCAAAAGCGCCGGTCATGCTGAACTGCTGGTTCGAAGCTCTGGATAGCGTCGGTAGGTCCTCATGAGGAGCAGGAGAGGAATTCGCCCCGCTGTTAGCCGCCTTGGCCATCCTGTTCCCGACCACATTCTTCATTGTTCGAACGACCGCGCCCGAGAAGGTGGCTCCGCTGGAGAGCAAGCCAACGCCCCTGAGTATGGCGCCCCAGAATGCGCCGCTTGGGTCATGCCGGTTTACCGGATCGCCGCCACAGTAGACGTATCCATTGATGCCGCCCTTGGAAAACGGACTGAGCGAGTCGCATGCCGTGAAGCGCATCAGGGTCGGGCTATAGAAACGACGGCCATTGCCCAACGGATAGTTGCCCGTGTGCGGATCGCGATGCTGTCCACCAAAAGCCAGCGCCCGTGCTGGGCTGGTTTTCCTGAAGCCGTAAGGTGAATAAGCGTGCAGACCTGGCAACACGGAGCGCTGTAGATCTGTCGTCAATAAATGAGTCGCCATAGGTTATCCACAAGTATGAGCTGTCAGGAATACCGTAGCGGGGACTGGAAGGTTAGCCTACTGGCATAAATGTCAGGACGAATGGCTGATCATTTTTTGGTCAAATACAGCAAGGCACCGTAAATGTTGGGCTACAGAAGACTCCCTACACCTTACCCACAGAAACACCAACAGAGTTTGTGAGCAAAACGCGAACGTGCAGCGATTGGGTTGTGGATAAGCGATTCAAGGCCCTGATAATCATGGATCAGAAGACTACCGATTCAATTTGATTGTTTTTTGATCAATTCTTCACAGGCCACGACCTGCGCGGGTTCCAGATAGTATCAAACAGATTATCCACAGAGCAGCCAACAGCAATTGTGGGCAAAACCTGACAGCGCCATCGCTATCTGCTCAGCATCCGTCCAACGCAGACTGATCACTTTATGATCAAAACCCTGTAAGCCTCGCCATATATAGCCCCCAGCCATGCACCAACACTTTATCCACACCTTGGCGAACAGATTCGGTGGGCAATAATTCGAGGACCTGACATTTTTGCCAGTTTCGCTGAAGCGCGCTTCGTGTTTGATTGAGTGCCACTACTATGGCATTAGCAAGAGGTCACTTATGCACAGGCGCCTGACTGGCTCTGTGAAGTGGTTCCATGCGGTAAACGGATTAGGGGTGATCAGGGCTGATGACGGTAGTGGCGACTACTTCGTGGCGCGCAGTGCGATCTTGATACTTGGCAGAGCAACGCTGCAGGAGGGGGAGCGGGTGACCTTCGAGCCGGTGGTGGAGGGCCTGGCCTTTTGGGCCTTCAATGTCATCAGAAGCGCTTGAAACCGGTAGGAGCGGCCCATCGCGGCGCAAGGCCGCTCCTAAACTCGATCGCGTGCGGTCCTAACGCAGCACGCCCTCTTCCACCAGCAGCTTGAGGATGGCCTCGGCGCCTTCCTGGGGCGAAACATCCTTCAGCACCTTGCCGCCACCGCCGCTGGCTTTGGCCGTCGCCGCCTTCATGCGGTCGGCACCGCTCTTGGCCTTGATCACCTTCAGCCGCTTGGGCCGTGGGCGAGCCGGTTGAAGCTCGGCATCGGCCAGCAGTTCATCATCGACAATGGCCACGTTTCGCGCCGCCAACACACCCCGGCGCGCAGGTCCGAAGGCGCTCTGCCGAGGCTTGGGCGCAGCGTTATCCACAGTTGCCAGCAACGGCAGGCGCACCTTCAGCCGGCGCCGCTGACCACGCGGCAGGGCTTGCAATACCTGGGCAGTGCCATTGTCGATCGACTCTACCTCGGCCAACCCCACGATCAACGGCCAGCCAAGTTTTTCGGCCAGCAGGAACGGCAACATGCCCGACCCCTCGCCGGTTTCGGCCTGGCTGCCGGTCAGCACCAGCTGCGCCCCGGCGTCGCGCAGGTAATCGCCCAGCACGGCCAGCACATCGGCACCGGCCGGTTGCTCCAGCACGTCCAGGTGCTCAAGGCCCATGCCCAGGTAAGCACGCAGCGCTTCCTCGTGCGGGTCACCCGCGTGTACCACCTGCAAGTTATCCCCAGCCAGTTGCAAACCCAGTTCCACGGCGCGCGCATCCTGCTCGGCGCGGCGGGCGCGACCGGAGCTTGGGTGGGCACCGATGGAAACCAGGCTGATCACTTTCGTACTCATGCTCGTGCCCTTATGCCGCGTCGCGCTGGCCGCCGCTGCGGTAGTTTTCCACAGCCTCGATCAGTGCCTTGAGAATCGCCGAGCTGTCGCCAATCACCGACAGGTCAGCCCGTTTGATCATGTCGCAGCCTGGGTCCATGTTGATCGCCACCACCTTGTCGCAGGCGCCGATGCCCTGCAGGTGCTGGATTGCGCCCGAGATACCCACTGCCATGTACACGCGCGCGGTGACCCAGGTACCAGTGGCACCGACCTGGCGGTTGCGTGGCATGAAACCGTCGTCCACCGCCACACGCGACGCGCCTTCGGTGGCGCCGAGGGCCGCCGTGGCCTGGTGGTACAAGTCCCAGTCCTTGACCCCGTTACCGCCCGAGACAATGAACTCGGCCTCGGCCATGGCAATGGTCGCCGGGTCCACGGCCACCGAACCCAGGTCTTCGATACGCGACAAGCTGCGCGCCACGCTTGTGGACAACTCCACCGGCAACGCTTCGTGACGGGTTTCGCTGACCGGCTCGGCGCACTCGGCCGCCGCCAGGATCAGGCGTGGCACGGCGCGTTGCAGGTCTTGCTGGCCAGCACCGGCACGGCCGATGCACTGACCGTCCTTGACTTGCCATACCCGCGTCGCCGGGCGTTCGCCCAGCGCGGCGCCCAGGCGCCGGCCCAACTCGCCGCCACCGCTGCGGCTGTCAGGCAGCAGCCAGTGGCGCGGGGTGAACTGGTTATCCACAGCGCGCAGGCCTTGCACCAGCTGCTCCGGCACATACCCCTCGAAGGCTTCGCCCTCGATGACCAGCAGGCGGTCGACGCCGGCTGTGGAAAAGTTGCTTTCCTTGTGCTCGCCAAACACCACCGCCAGCACCGCGCCCTCGCCGCCGGCCAGGCTGTGGGCCAGGCCGAGCAGGTCGCGGTCGTGGCTGCTCAGGCGGCCACCGACCATGTCCGGCACCACGGCAATGTAGAACGCAGGCATAGGCACCTGGTGCAGTGGCAACTTGACTTCGGCTGCCGCCGTGCGCCGCCCGCCCACACCGGTGCCCTGCTGAGCGCCGCTGCGGTCGATGCGCTTGATGCCGGCCGGGCCGACAAAGCCTGCGGCAATCGCATGGGGGTTCTTGCGGATGAGGCCGTTGGGCCCCATCCAGCTGGTCTGTTGCGTCTGCATGGCTGCATGCAGCGGGTGCAGGCGGTTACGGGCGATCCACTCGGCGCGTGGGTCGCGGCGGATAATGTCGCTCATCAGTGCACCTCCGCAGGTTCACGTTTGGCCGTTTGCGGCTTTGCGGCAGCCGGCGCGTCTTCTTCGATCAGTACGTCGGCTACCAGCTCGGCCAGGTCCTTGATCTGCGGGCGCGGTTCGACCACACCCTCGAGCATGGCGGTGCACTGCGGGCAACCCACGGCCACCAGCTCGGCCTCGGTTTCGCGAATGTCGTCCATGCGCATGTCGGGGATACGCTGTTTGCCCGGGATGTCGGTGATCGGCGCGCCGCCGCCACCGCCGCAGCAACGGGAACGGAAGCCCGAGCGCTGCATCTCGCGCACTTCGATGCCCAGCGCCTTGAGCACTTCACGCGGCGCTTCATACTCGCCGTTGTAACGGCCCAGGTAGCACGGGTCGTGGTAGGTGACGCTGCCGCCCTTGTGCTGGCCCAGATTAAGTTTTTTCGCCGCGATCAATTCTGCGATGTATGTGCTGTGGTGCTGCACCTGGTACTCGCCGCCCAATGCGCCGTACTCGTTTTTCAGCACATGGAAGCTGTGCGGGTCGCAGGTGACGATGCGCTGGAACTTGTACTTGGCCAGGGTCTGGATGTTGCGCTTGGCCAATTGCTGGAAGGTCGCTTCGTCGCCCAGGCGACGCGCCACGTCGCCGCTGTCGCGCTCTTCCAGGCCGAGCACGGCAAAGTCCACGCCCGAGGCCTTCAGCACCTTGACGAACGAGCGCAAGGTACGCTGGTTGCGCATGTCGAAAGCACCATCGCCCACCCAGAACAGCACCTCGGTGGTTTTCACCTCCGACAGCAGTTGCAGGTTGAGGTCGGCAGCCCAGTTCATGCGCCCACCCGGGGCGAAGCCGCCCGGGTTGTCGGTAGCGATCAGGTTGTCCAGCACTTCGGCGCCCTTGTTCGGGGTGGCGCCTTTTTCCAGGGTAAGGTGCCGGCGCATGTCGACGATGGCATCGACGTGCTCGATCATCATCGGGCATTCCTCGACGCAGGCGCGGCAGGTGGTGCACGACCACAGCGTTTCGGCGTCGACCAGGCCATTGACGATCGGTTGGTGCGGGT
This window harbors:
- a CDS encoding electron transfer flavoprotein subunit alpha/FixB family protein; amino-acid sequence: MSDIIRRDPRAEWIARNRLHPLHAAMQTQQTSWMGPNGLIRKNPHAIAAGFVGPAGIKRIDRSGAQQGTGVGGRRTAAAEVKLPLHQVPMPAFYIAVVPDMVGGRLSSHDRDLLGLAHSLAGGEGAVLAVVFGEHKESNFSTAGVDRLLVIEGEAFEGYVPEQLVQGLRAVDNQFTPRHWLLPDSRSGGGELGRRLGAALGERPATRVWQVKDGQCIGRAGAGQQDLQRAVPRLILAAAECAEPVSETRHEALPVELSTSVARSLSRIEDLGSVAVDPATIAMAEAEFIVSGGNGVKDWDLYHQATAALGATEGASRVAVDDGFMPRNRQVGATGTWVTARVYMAVGISGAIQHLQGIGACDKVVAINMDPGCDMIKRADLSVIGDSSAILKALIEAVENYRSGGQRDAA
- the dgcB gene encoding dimethylglycine demethylation protein DgcB, which gives rise to MLNTLLPILLFAALGLAVLGALRRVRMWCRGRAAKVDLIGGLLAMPRRYLVDLHHVVERDKYMSKTHVATAGGFVLSAALAILVHGFGLQSKILGYALLVATVIMFTGALFVFKRRLNPPARLSKGPWMRLPKSLLAFAMSFFIATLPVAGILPANTGGWVMVAVLGLGVLWGVSELFFGMTWGGPMKHAFAGALHLAWHRRAERFGGGRSTGLKPLDLEDPNAPLGVEKPVDFTWNQLLGFDACVQCGKCEAMCPAFAAGQPLNPKKLIQDMVIGLAGGTDAKFAGSPYPGKPVGEHGGHPHQPIVNGLVDAETLWSCTTCRACVEECPMMIEHVDAIVDMRRHLTLEKGATPNKGAEVLDNLIATDNPGGFAPGGRMNWAADLNLQLLSEVKTTEVLFWVGDGAFDMRNQRTLRSFVKVLKASGVDFAVLGLEERDSGDVARRLGDEATFQQLAKRNIQTLAKYKFQRIVTCDPHSFHVLKNEYGALGGEYQVQHHSTYIAELIAAKKLNLGQHKGGSVTYHDPCYLGRYNGEYEAPREVLKALGIEVREMQRSGFRSRCCGGGGGAPITDIPGKQRIPDMRMDDIRETEAELVAVGCPQCTAMLEGVVEPRPQIKDLAELVADVLIEEDAPAAAKPQTAKREPAEVH